One stretch of Nitrospirota bacterium DNA includes these proteins:
- a CDS encoding DUF488 domain-containing protein, translated as MKEKIIYTLGTSRRTEEDFIEILLAYGIACLIDVRRFPKSKIHGFSKEELIESLYLNGIRYYWLEGLGGFRKGGYEAYSQTEEFKNAVSGLEEIAKQAVSVVLCAERFPWKCHRRWIARELQRRGWHVIHIIDKDKVWEPKTA; from the coding sequence ATGAAAGAAAAAATAATCTATACACTCGGCACAAGCAGGCGAACAGAGGAGGACTTTATAGAAATCCTTCTTGCCTATGGCATAGCCTGTCTCATAGATGTAAGAAGGTTTCCAAAAAGTAAGATTCATGGCTTCTCGAAAGAAGAGCTTATAGAAAGCCTCTACTTAAACGGCATAAGGTATTACTGGTTAGAAGGATTAGGAGGATTTAGAAAAGGCGGATATGAGGCTTACAGCCAAACAGAGGAGTTCAAAAATGCCGTATCAGGTCTCGAGGAGATTGCAAAACAGGCAGTCTCGGTAGTTTTATGTGCAGAGAGGTTTCCATGGAAATGCCATAGGCGTTGGATAGCAAGGGAACTTCAAAGAAGGGGCTGGCATGTGATTCATATTATCGACAAAGACAAGGTCTGGGAGCCTAAGACGGCATAA